The nucleotide window CATGCTCTACTTTCGCTCTCGTTCTTGATTTTTGTGCTTCACTTAACGGTCTGTATCTACATCCTTTTTCATGGATTTTACTCTCAAATCCTAGGATTGATAATCTCCATTCAATTTCTTCACTCCGATAGTCGCTATCTGCCCATATCTCTGGTTCTGCATTATCTATATTTATCATTTTTCCCAATACTTTTGAGTCATACACTAATGCATCTGTCCCTTCATATTTGCGAATAATTCCATATTTTTTATCGATACTTATATTATTTTTATAGCCGTAGTGATTTTCACCATTTTTCTTCAACTACCGAGCGTCCAAATCCTTCTGACACAATCGGTTCGGCCGTTATTTCCATTCTTCAGGAATTTCTCCTTCTCGGATTTCTTTATTCTCTTTTCTGCTATTTCTTTGCCTCGGCACAGGAATTAGAGTCGCATCTATTATTTGACTTTCTTCAGCTTTATAACCTTGACTTTTTAGATACTCCTCTAATTGCTAAAATAACTCTTCTACTAATTTCTTTTTCGTCAGTTTTCCCTTAAACAACCATACCGTTTTAGCGTCGGGTACTGGATCTTTTGTG belongs to Roseofilum reptotaenium CS-1145 and includes:
- a CDS encoding transposase; translated protein: MKKNGENHYGYKNNISIDKKYGIIRKYEGTDALVYDSKVLGKMINIDNAEPEIWADSDYRSEEIEWRLSILGFESKIHEKGCRYRPLSEAQKSRTRAKVEHVFGAWVMCMGGKLLRSLGKVRAEANIGLRNVVFNLLRYVFWSTSDI